From one Dermacentor variabilis isolate Ectoservices chromosome 3, ASM5094787v1, whole genome shotgun sequence genomic stretch:
- the LOC142574299 gene encoding uncharacterized protein LOC142574299 yields the protein MHMLKYQSVMCPNGIVCQLDGPYPGRRHDAGILQSSGLYAKLEKLVGPHQFVIYGDPAYPLKPLLMKPYGGSLLTTTQLEFNTSMSRVRQAVEWGFGKVISEFAFLDF from the exons ATGCACATGCTCAAGTACCAGTCGGTGATGTGTCCCAATGGCATTGTGTGCCAACTTGACGGCCCTTATCCTGGAAGGCGGCATGATGCAG ggATACTCCAGAGCAGTGGCCTCTATgcgaaacttgaaaagttggtgGGGCCCCACCAGTTCGTCATATACGGCGATCCTGCGTACCCACTGAAGCCACTCCTAATGAAGCCCTATGGCGGCTCTTTGCTGACGACAACGCAGTTGGAATTCAACACTAGCATGAGTCGTGTTCGCCAGGCTGTTGAATGGGGATTTGGGAAGGTCATCAGTGAATTTGCGTTTttggatttttaa